The Nitrosomonas cryotolerans ATCC 49181 genome includes a window with the following:
- a CDS encoding alpha/beta hydrolase — MLFNWVIVVILIYLLLVLLLFLGQSRLIFFPETGRKIIATPGQVGLVYESVRINTVDNEMLHGWFVPASGAKATVLFFHGNAGNISHRIGYLSMFNQLDYNLLIFDYRGYGQSSGTPTESGTYLDALAAWRYLIEVKGISPSRIILFGESLGGAVAAWLAAHKAPGMLVLASVFTSVPDMAEEIYPFFPVRRIARFNYDTVESLRSVTCPVLIVHSLQDEIVPFKHGQSLYQMAFEPKQFLTLQGGHNDGFIFMQESWIRSFENFVTENLIIQSP; from the coding sequence ATGCTGTTTAATTGGGTTATCGTGGTTATCCTGATTTATCTGCTGCTTGTTTTACTGTTATTTCTGGGTCAGTCACGCTTGATATTTTTCCCAGAAACTGGCCGTAAGATTATAGCCACGCCCGGCCAGGTCGGATTAGTCTATGAATCGGTGAGGATTAACACAGTGGATAATGAAATGCTGCACGGCTGGTTTGTTCCCGCATCTGGAGCAAAGGCGACAGTACTATTTTTTCACGGCAATGCCGGTAATATTTCCCATCGTATCGGTTACTTGTCGATGTTTAATCAGCTGGACTATAACTTACTTATTTTTGATTACCGTGGTTATGGCCAGAGTAGCGGTACGCCAACGGAATCCGGTACCTATCTGGATGCTTTGGCAGCATGGCGTTATCTGATTGAGGTAAAAGGGATTTCTCCGTCGCGTATTATTCTATTCGGCGAATCCCTCGGTGGTGCTGTAGCGGCCTGGCTTGCGGCACACAAAGCCCCAGGAATGCTGGTGCTGGCCTCGGTATTTACTTCTGTTCCGGACATGGCAGAAGAAATTTATCCTTTTTTTCCCGTACGACGGATAGCACGATTTAATTACGATACCGTTGAATCATTGCGATCGGTAACTTGCCCTGTATTAATTGTCCACAGTTTGCAAGATGAGATCGTGCCATTTAAACACGGTCAGAGTTTATATCAGATGGCCTTTGAGCCAAAACAATTCCTGACATTACAAGGCGGACATAATGATGGGTTTATCTTTATGCAGGAGTCTTGGATAAGGTCATTTGAAAACTTCGTTACTGAAAATTTAATAATCCAGTCTCCGTAG